One Scleropages formosus chromosome 8, fSclFor1.1, whole genome shotgun sequence DNA window includes the following coding sequences:
- the agpat4 gene encoding 1-acyl-sn-glycerol-3-phosphate acyltransferase delta: MGLLQLLKSQFLCHLLICYVFLVSGLIVNLLQVFTLPLFRIHKQLARRINCRLGYAISSQMVALLEWWSGTDCVLYSDPQSAKLYGKENAIVVLNHNFEIDFLCGWTFCERYGVLGSSKVLAKKELAYVPLIGWMWYFLEIVFCKRRWEEDRTTVVQSLRKLRDYPENFWFLLHCEGTRFTEKKHRVSMQVAESKGLPKLKHHLLPRTKGFCVTVQSLRGTVSAVYDSTLNFRNNETPTLLGVLNGKKYHADLYVRRIPLDSIPDDEAGCAAWLHKLYQEKDQFQEQYYQTGRFPGPTVSLPRRPWTLLNWLFWASLLLYPLGLLVVRVVGAGSWVTILGTVALCIGASVGVRWMIGQTEIEKGSSYGNRLMTRQLEARQQPQPKQNAKQC; encoded by the exons ATGGGACTGCTACAGCTTCTCAAGTCTCAGTTCCTGTGTCACCTCCTCATCTGCTACGTCTTCCTGGTCAGCGGCCTCATCGTCAACCTGCTCCAGGTGTTCACCCTGCCGCTGTTCCGTATCCACAAGCAGCTCGCCCGACGAATCAACTGCCGCCTGGGCTATGCCATATCGAGCC AGATGGTAGCGCTGCTCGAGTGGTGGTCTGGAACGGACTGCGTCCTTTACTCGGATCCGCAAAGCGCCAAGCTCTATGGCAAAGAGAATGCCATAGTTGTCCTCAACCACAACTTTGAAATTGACTTCCTGTGCGGGTGGACCTTCTGCGAGCGATACGGTGTCCTTGGG AGCTCCAAAGTTTTGGCGAAAAAGGAGCTGGCCTATGTTCCCCTGATTGGCTGGATGTGGTACTTCCTGGAGATCGTCTTCTGCAAGAGGAGATGGGAGGAGGATCGCACGACGGTGGTGCAGAGTCTCCGGAAGCTGCGCGACTACCCCGAGAACTTCTGG tttctcCTGCACTGCGAGGGCACGCGCTTCACGGAGAAGAAGCACCGGGTCAGCATGCAGGTGGCTGAGAGCAAGGGCCTGCCCAAGCTcaagcaccacctgctgccccgcacAAAGGGCTTCTGCGTCACCGTCCAGAGCCTCAGGGGAACTG TCAGCGCTGTGTACGATTCTACACTTAATTTCAGAAACAACGAGACTCCAACTCTGCTGGGAGTTCTCAACGGGAAAAAGTATCACGCGGATCTATATGTGAG GAGAATTCCTCTGGACTCCATTCCAGATGATGAGGCAGGGTGTGCCGCCTGGTTGCACAAGCTCTACCAGGAGAAG GACCAGTTCCAGGAACAGTATTATCAGACGGGCCGCTTCCCGGGCCCCACGGTGAGCCTGCCGCGCCGGCCCTGGACCCTGCTTAACTGGCTCTTCTGGGCCAGTCTGCTGCTCTACCCTCTAGGCCTGCTCGTTGTGCGGGTGGTCGGCGCCGGTTCGTGGGTCACCATCCTGGGCACGGTGGCACTGTGCATAGGAG CCTCTGTCGGTGTCCGATGGATGATTGGCCAGACTGAGATTGAAAAGGGCTCCAGCTACGGCAACAGACTCATGACTCGACAATTAGAGGCGCGCCAACAGCCTCAGCCAAAACAAAATGCCAAGCAGTGTTGA